A single Lactuca sativa cultivar Salinas chromosome 8, Lsat_Salinas_v11, whole genome shotgun sequence DNA region contains:
- the LOC111904428 gene encoding chaperone protein dnaJ 20, chloroplastic: MVVCMKMNMVLQKRNLMFDRERNIYSYKSTSISCMAKELPMHNQNLYKLLSLESRNVSLDEIKKAYRAKALQLHPDVCRFSITDECTKQFVELHKAYEVLSDPNTRRVYDQELNMVECFGCGSGPQFGFYDRKKVWEMQLAGLKKRSADRMGRMKNEFM; the protein is encoded by the coding sequence ATGGTGGTCTGTATGAAGATGAATATGGTGTTACAGAAAAGGAATTTAATGTTCGATAGAGAGAGAAACATTTACAGCTACAAGAGCACAAGCATATCATGCATGGCCAAGGAGTTGCCCATGCATAACCAAAATCTGTACAAACTTCTTTCATTGGAATCCCGGAATGTTAGTTTGGATGAGATCAAGAAGGCATACCGAGCCAAGGCCCTGCAACTTCATCCTGATGTATGTCGATTTTCCATTACAGATGAATGCACAAAGCAATTCGTGGAGTTACACAAGGCCTACGAAGTTCTTTCTGATCCAAATACACGGAGAGTGTATGATCAGGAATTGAACATGGTTGAATGTTTTGGATGTGGTTCGGGTCCTCAATTCGGTTTCTATGATAGGAAGAAAGTGTGGGAAATGCAACTTGCTGGACTAAAGAAACGATCTGCTGATCGAATGGGAAGGATGAAAAATGAATTCATGTAG